ATCGTGGCGACTCGTCAGCGATGTGCGACATCGCGAACTCGCCGTTTCCGGAAAAGGAGCCAAGGATGAATCAGGAGAAAGTGCTTCTTCAGACAAGCGAAGCACTCGTGTCGACATCCCGTGTCGTTATCGCGGGCAAGACTTACTCGACCGCGAACATCACTTCCGTTACCAAGCGGTTTACGCCCGCCTCGAGTGGGTGCGCGATCACGCTCCTCGTCGTCGGGGCACTTGGAATGCTGCTCGGGCTGGGAATGATGACTAGCAAGTCATTCGGCGCTGGCCTCGGACAGCTAATCGTCGCTGGCGCCGTTGCCGCTGGCGGGTACTTCTGGTTCCGTTCGCTGAAGCCAACCTACCACGTGGTCCTGTCTTCCGCTTCGGGGGAAGGTACAGCCTTGAGCTCCAAGGACGGCGCGGCGATCGATGCCATCGTCAACGCCATCAGCCAGGCTCTCATTGAACGCGGCTAGAAGCTCGCCCTCACACACACCCGCCGTGGCGGAGTCATGCCTCAGCTGCTGACTCGCTCGATCTTCGAGGAGGTGCGCAGAAATCGGCAGAGGACAGCGCTCTTCCTCGGTCTAGGCATCCTCTGGATGAGCTGTCTGGGGTATTGGACGGTCTTCGCGCAGCTTTTCTTCTTCGGCAGCGTCCTCTCGCTCATTGGTCAGCCAACTCCTGCGGCCCTGTTGGACCACAGGGCCACAACCTGGTGTGGATGGGGAGCTGTGACTGGACTGCTGCTATGGGGACTCGTTGCGCTCCTTCTCTACTTCCGCTCGGCGGACGCGGTTCCGCGCCTTCTCGGAGCCCATCTCGTAAGCGGTCCAGATGCAAGAAGGCTCGAGAACCTCCTGACCCGGCTTCGCGCCAAGGCGGGACCGGCACCGACCTGGCCGAAGCTCTGGACGTGGGACTCCGCCGAGCCGAATGCACTTGCAGTAGGGAGAAACCACGCCCGAGGGAGCATCGTAGTGACGCGCGGGCTCCTCGACCGGCTAGACGAAGACGAGCTCGAAGCTGTTCTAGGCCACGAGCTCGCCCATCTCGTCCATCGCGATAGCGCTGTCGTCGTTCAAGCCGTCGCCTTCGTTTCGATGGTCATTTTCCTTGGCTACCTAGCCGCAGGAATCGGTGCGATCACGATCGCCGTCATTGCCCTCACGATCGCGGCGATCGGCGCAGTCTGCGGCGCGGCCGCCGACAGCGAAGCAGGCATATGGTTCGCACTGGTGGGGTTAGCGCTCGGGGTCTACCTCTTCTTCCTCGGGATCGCATTCCTACTGGCGCTGCTAGTCATCTTCGGGGCACTTCTTCCCGTGGTCGGGGCCGGCATTCGTTGCGCAGCCAGCTCCGTCTCACAATCTCGAGAGTACCTCGCAGACGCCCGAGCCATCGAGTGGACGAAGCACCCGCAGGCTCTAGCGATGGCTCTTCGAAAGGTCGCACTGCATGGCGGAGGCTCCCTTCCTTTCCGCACTGCACTCGCCCAGCCGCTACTCTTCTCGGCGCCGCAGATCGTCCGCACTTGGAATCGCCCAAGTGGATGGATGAACCTCCTGCTTAAGACCCACCCACGGGTGGAGTCTCGGATCGCAAGACTCGAGGAGATGGCAGGAAGCGCTTCCTGGATCGAGATGGAGTGCCCAGAGGTTCGAAGGCCGAGCCCGCCCTTCCGGTGGGTCGAGTGGGCGGTGCCTCTGATCACCTCCGCGATCTTGGCCGGAGGCTCCCTGTTGGCCATCCCCAGGAGCGGCGAACTACTCAAGGGAGCCTTCTCGTCGAGCTCCCGCATGGTTCAGGAGGCAAAGGCTGCTCCATCGGTCTGGGGAGCGATCACCGAACACGGGACTCGCCTCCGAGTGGGGCCCTCACTAGAAGCAAGGGTAATCACGCAGCTTGGTCGAGGGACACGAGTCGAGGTCTTTGAGTGTGGAGCGCCCAAAGGTGGCGACGCAGCTTGGTGCCACGTGCGCGTTCTCGGTTCGCGCAGCCCCGAGGGCTGGGTCGCGAGGCGCCTCATTCTGGTTTCCGGTCCTGGCCGCCGGTAGCCGAGCTGCCGACGATCCGCTTGAACGGGGGGTAGCCTGTCGATGTGGCTGACGATCACTGCTGGAGCACTGGCCTTGGTTGGAGGGTTTGCATTCTTGGCCACTTGGAGTCGACTTGTGAGAGCACGAAACGAGGTCGACAATTGGCACGCCCAGATCGAGAGCCACCTTCAACGTCGGCACGACCTTGTGCCGAACCTCGTCGAGGTCGTAAGAGAGCACGCGGCACACGACCGAGGAAGCCTCGAAGCCATCGTTCGCGCTCAACACGCTGCATTGATGGCTCCCACCGGATCCGAGGTCGCCGCCCGGGCGGAAGTCGAGCTTGGCCGCGCATTGGTCGTCCTTCATCAGGCGGCGCCTGCAGTACCCCGTGCTCGCATCAAGCTCGGCCTATTCGGAGCTCGCCCGGCAGCTCGCCGAAACGGAGGCCCTCCTTCAGCGCACGCGCAGCTTCTACAACGACGCCGTCATGCGCTACCGCAATCTCGCCGGACAGATCGGCGGGCGACTACTGGCTGGCCCGGCTACGGGCGGGACTGCCCTCCCTGCCTACTTCCAGGCGGACCAAGCTGCCAACACCGCTCCTCGACTCACCGCCCAACGGAAGTAGGTCGACTGTCAGCGTGCCGCGTGACCAGTTCACCGACGGATTTCGACCCACATCGCTCCTCGTGTCCCTATTGGGGGGAGCACAGATTCTAACTGGCGTCACGCGACCGAAGAGGTCGGCAACAGGAACCGAGGGAGACCAAACGATGAGCCGTGTTCCTCGCTTCAATGACTTGGACGTCCCTTGTCGGCGCCTTGCTCGCGGATGCAGGCCGCGAACTCTCGCTATCGCCGCGTGGCTCGCGGCAATCCCAAGCGTCCCGCCAGCAATCGCCTTCGCGGCAGGGACTTCGCCTGCCGATCCGCTTCCCTTCAGCGTCGCTGGCGGCTCATCACAAGTGACTCTGACCAGCTCAGAGCGCGAGGTCTGGCTCCGGATCACACCTCCCGTCACGCTCGAGGCGACGCACTTCGATCTTCAGACATCCGGAACGCTCGACACGGTCTTGGATGTGTACGCGAATCTGGCCGACGCAACGGCCGGCGAGGCAATCGCGACCGATGACGACAGTGGCACGGGACAGAACGCTCTTATTCGCGTTCCGATTGGCTTCGTTGGCCCGTACCTCGCGCGCGTCCGCGGCTATGGCGGGGCCTACGGCACCACCACCGTCACCGGGACCCTGGCCCTCGTGCCGGCTGGTGAATGCGACCTGCCCAGCAGCTGCTCACTGACGACAGCAGCTCAGGGCGAGCCAACCGCTTCGGCGGTCCTCGATACGCTTCGGCGCGTCGATCGAGACCTGCTCCAGCTATCACCCAAGGGGCGGGAGCTCTCCGACCTCTACTGGAAGGCCTCCAAGGAGCTGGTGCCCGCTCTTGTTCTCGACGGTGATTTCCGCCGCTCCATCTTCGACCAGGTCTCTGCCCTGCTTCCTCTCGCGGGGACGGCGATGGCCACCGTCGACGGGGTCCAAGACGACTTCCTCTTCGAGGAGCGCGACTTCCAACGGCTCTCGTCCCTGCTGAGCGAACTCGTGCCTCGGCTGTCGGCAGAAACCTCCTCCGCACTGGCTGCGGCCTGGAACAACTTCCACCTCCGCGAACAGGTCGGCACCCCGCTCCTCGAGACGCTTCGGCGCGGAGGTCTAGTGCCGGACGAGGCTCGAAGGGTCACCCTTCTCGCCAAGCTCAAGACGTTGCCGATGCTGGAAGCGAGAGCCAAGCGAACGGGGATCGATTCTCTCGACGACATCCTGAGAGGCCGGGAGATCCAGGAGATCCGCGCCGTTCATCCCGACACGTCCGCCCTCCGGACCACCGGACTGTCCAGGACCGTGGCGATCGAGGTCCTTGGAGCTCGCGAGGCGGTGGCGCTCCGGACGCGGCTTTCGTCGCTACCGGAAGTCGAATGGGTCGAAGAGAGCGGCGAGCTGCGCACGCAGGCGTCGACCAGCGACCCCTACTCCGCTCAGCTCTGGGGCCTAGACGCGGTTCGAGCACCGGAGGCCTGGAGACTCTCGCGAGGGACCTGCAGCACGCTTGCGGCGGTCGTCGACACCGGTGTTCGCGCTGACCTGCTCGACTTCGCCAGCCGGATTCAGACGGCCAAGGGCTACGACTTTGCCGACGACGATGCCGATCCGACCGACAGGAACGGGCACGGCACTCATGTCGCCGGCATCCTCGCCGCTGCCGCCGACAATTTGGCATCCACGGCCGGCGTTGCGCCCGGGATCTGCCTCTTCGCCGTGAAAGTGCTGAGTGACAGTGGAAGCGGAAACTACGAGGACGTCGCCGCCGGGATCCGCTGGGCCGCCGACCAGGGCGCCAAAGTCATCAACATCTCCGCCGGATGCGACTGCTACTCGCAAGCGATCGAAGACGCTCTCGCATATGCCACGGGCCAGCACGACGTGATGATCGTCGCGGCGGCCGGGAACGACTCCTCCGAAGGCGTCATCTACCCGGCATCTTCACCCTGGGTTCTGGGCGTCGGCGCGGTCGGTCAGGACCTCGCGCGTGCACCTTTCAGCAACTGGGGGCCAGGGCTCGACCTGGTAGCGCCCGGCGTGGATATCGTGAGCACCTTTCGCGACGGTGGAAGCTGCCTTGCATCCGGGACCTCGATGGCGACACCCCACGTCGCTGGCGCTGCGGCGCTCGTCCGTTCCTTGCGCCCGTTCATGACCCGACGTCAAGTCGCCGACGCACTGCTGAGGAAGGCGAGAGACCTCGGGCTGCCCGGACCCGACGTCGAGTTCGGCGCCGGGCTCGTCGACGCCGTCGCCACCCTCGAAGGCACCGCGACGATCTCGGTGAGCGGCCCATCGAGCGGGCCGGCGCTCTCACCGTTGGAGTTCTCCGCGGCTGCCTCCGGCTGCACCCCGGTTCCCAACAGATGGACCTGGGAGAGCCGGCCCGCTGGAGCCTACTTTGTCGGTGGTGGGCAACGAACCTCTCCCGTTGAGCTCGGCTGGACCGAGTCCGGGTCCTACCTTCTCACGGCCTCGAACCCCGGGTGTCCAGGAGCGTCGGCTACCCATCCCATCACCATCGCGGCTCCTGAGCCTCAGACCTTCGGCTTCCGTCTTGAGGACGGGCGGTTCCTGACCACACGCGGTACCCTGGTCCTCGTCCACGGATGGCAGCTTGGAGGGGTCCACCAGAGCCAGATGTGGTCCTGCGTGCGGGATTGTGACCGGAGCGCCGTCGACCATCCCATCAGCGACCTCACTGCAGGACTCGACCTGAACGTAGTTCAGTTCGCCTGGTCGGGAGCCGGAGGGGGGCTCTTCCCCGCTGCAGCCGCCGCTCCGGCAGCCGCGAACGAGCTGAGTAGAAGGCTAAAGGAGGTGATGGGCACCGAGTACACACTCCCGATCCACTTCATCGGACATTCGCTCGGCACGGTAGTCAGCGCAGAAGCCGCCGCGCAGATCGTCACAGCCCTGCCGCGGCTTTCGCAGGTCCAGTTCACCGCCCTCGATCGACCGGACAGGGTCATCGGGTTCGATTTCGGGCCTGGGTTTTTTCCATTCACACTCGCAGGAGCAATGCGCTCCGGGTTGGGATTCAAGCTCGACAACTACTGGTCGCCCACGGGCTGGGGCGTAGGCGCTCCGACGCAAGGTCTCGCTGGCGCCACTATCTACAACCACCGGCGCCCACAACCTGAAGGGCCGACCTCCTGTCCGGGATGTCCAGCCGACTATGACGCTGGCCTCATAGACCCAGGAGACCTCGGCGACCTCTTCTTCTCTCACGAAGGTGATAACGATCACTCTGGCGTCACTCAGTGGTACCGCTGGTCGATGGACCCCGGAAGTTTGCAGGCCGGTACCTGCACTCAGACAAGTCCCGTCACGTGGTCGCGGCCCGGGGCCCAATCTGAGCTTCACGGTTCGCTGAACCCGTGCGCAAACGGCTGGGCTTGGTCTCTCTTCAGTCAGCACCCGGTCCCGTTCCCGGCAAGTCCAGAATCCGACGTCCCCGCGATTCTCGAAGCTGCGGTCGAGAGTCACCAATCGTCGGGCGACGAGAGCGAGCAAGGACCGGGCTCGATCGCGCTCGACCTCACGACGGTGAATGACAGGGCCACGAGCTCGATTCTGGTCCCTCTCGGAACCAGAGCCTTCAAGTTCAAGCTAGAGGCGCTCAACTCGACCGCCTCTGACTTCATCGCGGTCCTATTGGATTCGACGCTGATCTGGTCTGGGCAGGCGACCGTGCTGACCAACGGCATGGCCGTGCCAATCGGTCCCGTGGGCATCGGCGAGCTGACAGGCAGCAGAGAGCTGCGCGTCCAGGTCGTCGGCAACGGGGGCACACAGGTTCGACTTTCCGACCTCCGCGCAATACGCCTCATACCTAGCTGCTCGCTCCCGTCGACACTCTGCGTGACCAACACCCGCTTCCGCGTCGAGGCCGACTGGGAGGACCATCAGCAGAACCGTGGTGAAGCCGTGCCGCGAACGGTGGCGGCAAACGACAGCGGGTTCTTCTGGTTCTTCAATCATGAGAACTTAGAGCTCGTCGTCAAGGTACTCGACGGCTGCGGTGTCAATCAGCGCTTCTGGGTATTCGCTGCCGGTCTGACCGACGTCGGCGTGCGGCTGAGAGTCACCGACACTTGGACCGGCGAAAGCAGGACGTACGAGAATCCACGCGGGACGGCGTTTCAGCCAATCCAGGATACGAGCGCCTTCCCAACGTGCGGCGCGAGCCCAGCAGTTGTCGACCCAGGAACGGGTGTCCTTAGCCTGGTGACTGAACAACCGGAGACCGATGTCATCGGCAACCTTGCCGACCAGGACGGAACGCCACGAGAGCCCAGCCACGAAGGAGGCTCTGGCGCGGGAGTGTCGGGCAAGACGCTTCTGCTAAACGGCGATCGCTTCGCAGTCACCGCGACCTGGCGCACCGCTGCCGGCGCCACAGGAGAGGGAACTCCCGCCGCGCTCACGGGAGACTCGGGCTACTTCTGGTTCTTCGACGCGGGGAACATCGAACTCGTGATCAAGGTCCTCGACGGTTGCGGTCTCAATCAGCGCTACTGGGTCTTCGCTGGCGGCCTTACAGACGTCCAAGTGACATTCACCGTGCGCGACACCCGAACCGGTCAGTCGAAGTCGTACTCCAACTCGATGGGATCTCAGTTTCAGCCGATTGCTGACACCGGCACTTTCGAAACGTGTCCCTGAAGACTCGACTGATCGAGATCCGTGGCGGGGAAGCCTGGCCGTGGCGCAGCGTCCGCCACGGCTCGCACGCGGCTTCCCAACGGTAGGCCGAAGAGCTGCACGCCTGGCATTGGCGCGCATGGGCGCAACAAACAGCTCCGGGACTTCGCCTCGCCATGAGCTTGAACCCTCGCGTTCCCCCTCTCGTCGACCGGGAGCAATTTTCCGCGCTCTGCCGCCGCAGGCAGATCCGGGATTTGGCTCTGTTCGGTTCGGTGCTGCGCGACGACTTCGGTCCGGACAGCGATATCGACGTCTTGGTCGAGTACGAGCCGGATGCCACTCTGGGATTCAGCGTCTTCGAGCTCGAGCGAGAGCTTTCCGCTTTGCTCGGTGGGCACCGGATCGACCTCGTACGACGGAAGGTCTTGAATCGCCGACTTCGCAGCCGGATTCTTGCCGAGGCTGAGGTTCAATAGGCGGCATGACGATACGGTCTACATCGGACATATGCTCGATCTTTGCGATCGGATTGCTGTCCGCGGCTCGGAACTGGACCGTGAAACATCCGAAGCGGACGAGGATCTGCGACTCACCCCGACTCATCTCATCCAGACGCTGAGCGAGGCTGCCCGAAAGGCCTCCTCTTCCTCGCAGGAGCGCTACCCGGAGATTCAATGGGCGGAGATCACCGGGATGCGCAGCCAGATCGTCCGCGACTACCTCGATGTCGACTACGACCTCGTTTGGGACGTGGCGACCACGAAAGTTCCCGCCTTGCGAGCTCTTCTCGAACCCATCCTGCCGTCCGCAGATCAGCTTTCCGAAGGCCCCGGCTGACCACCGAGCCACTTGATGGCTCGAGCGCCGCGCTTCCTCAGACGATCCGCTCGCGGATCTTCGCCGAGAGCAGGTCCATCACCCAGACGGTGGCCGCGATGAGGAGGACGAGGGTGCCGACTTCGCCCCACTGGCCGAGGTCGACGCGCGGCTTGAGGATGTAGCCGATGCCGCCGCCGCCGACGAAGCCGATGATCGTCGACATGCGGACGTTGATGTCCCAACGGTAGATGGTGAAGGAGAGGAACGGCGGCACGACCTGCGGCACCACGCCGTAGCGCAGCACCTGGAGATACGAGGCGCCGGTCGCGGTGATGGCATCGACCGGGCCGCGGTCGATCGACTCGATCGACTCCGAGTAGAGCTTGGCGAGCGACGCCACCGAGTGCACCCAGAGCGCCAGTACGCCGGCGAACGGTCCGATCCCCACCCAGGAGATGAAGATCAGTGCCCAGACGAGCGGCTCGACGGCGCGGGTGAAGTTCATCAGGGCGCGCACCACCGTGTAGCTCAGGCGCAGGCCGAACGAGCCGCGCGTCAGGTTGCGCGCCGCGAGGAACGACAGGACGAAGGCCACGGGAATCGCGAACGCCGTCGCCATGAAGGCCAGGAAGATCGTCTGGACCAGCAGCACCAGCCCTTCGGCGAGCACCGCCGACGACGGGCTGGCGAGGCCGCGGATCATGTCCGAGGCCTTGTTGAACTTGGTCAGGAAGGTCACCAGCTCGACCTCGGTGAGGATCCAGCCGGTGAAGAAGGTCAGCTCGACGAGCAGCGCGCCGAACCAGCCGCGCAGGGTCCGCGTCCACGGCAGCTCGGCCTCGTCGGGCGGCACGCCGCGGGTCATCACCCGGCCGACCGACGCGCCGAGCTCGCGATAGAAGAGGTTCCACAACAGGCCGCCGAGAAGCGCGGCGACGCCGAGCGGACCGTAGTGCAGCCGGGCGAGGATCTCTTCCGAGGTCAGCAGCAGGCCCGTCGGCCCGCGCTCGCCGGAGAAGGCGAGGGCCAGGAACTCGACCATGAGGAGGAAGAGGGCGAGCAGCATCCCGTCGATCGCCAGCGCCTTGAGGCGCCGGAGCCCCTTGGCCCACGGGCTCTCGGGCAGGACGTGCACGTTGGCCGCGGCGCTGGTCATGCGCCCACCGCCGGCAGCGTTCCCGCCGGTTCGGCCTCGTGGCCGTAGATCTGACGGAAGGTGTCGTGGTTGAACTCGGACGGCACCCCGGCGAAGACCAACCGCCCCTCCTTCAACGCCACCAGCCGCGTGGCGTAGCGCTGCACCAGGTCGAGATCGTGCAGCGAGCAGAGGACGGTCATCCCCTCCTCGCGGTTCAGCGCCTCGATGTGGCGCATCACCGAATGCCGCAGCGCCGGGTCGAGCGAGGCCACCGGCTCGTCGGCGAGGATCAGCCGTGCCTGTTGCATCAGGCAGCGGGCGATCGCCACGCGCTGCTGCTGGCCGCCGGAGAGGGCATCGGCACGGCTGCCGTCGCGACCCGAGAGTCCGACGCGTTCGAGATAGGCCCGCGCGCGCCCGCGCTCCTCCTCGGAAAAGTGCAGCAGGAGGCTCGGCAGCAGCGAGGCGCGGCCGAGCGAACCGGAGAGCACGTTGTCGAGCACGGTGTGGCGCCGCACCAGGTTGAACTGCTGGAAGATCATGCCGATCTGCGAGCGGATTTCGCGCAACGCCCGCCCGCTCGCCGCGGTGATCTCGCGACCCGAGACCCAGATGCGCCCTTCGGTCGGGTCGATCAGGCGGTTGATGCAGCGCAGCAGCGTCGACTTGCCCGACCCGGAGAGCCCGAGCACGGCGAGGAACTCGCCCTCGCGCACCGTCAGGCTCACGTCGGAGAGGGCGCGCACGCCGTCGGGCCAGACCTTCGTCAGGCCTTCGATGCGCAGCGCTTCGCCGTCGCCGGGACGGCGTTCGTCGATCACGAACCACCTCCGCCCGCCGCCCGCTTCTTCTCGAGCTTCTGCTCCTCGGCCTGCATGAGCTGCTCGGCCGACATGCCCGCGGTGGCCAGGGCACGGCGGAAGCCGTCGAAGGTCGCGTCGCTGGCCGGATTGACCGCCACGCCAGCGACCAGGTCGTGCAGGGCGAGCTTGCCTTCCGCCGTGGCGACGAAGCGCTGGATCGACCGCTCGAGCCGCTCCCAGGTGCGCTGGGGGAAGCCGCGCCGGACGACGCAGACGTCGTTCGGAATCGGGTCGGTCAGCACCAGCACGCGCACCTCCTCGAGGAAGCGGCGGCGCGCCTCGATGTCGGCCATCCGGCGGGTCACCAGGTGGCGTGCATCGCCCACCAGCGTCCCGTCGCGGGCGTGCTGCTCGGAGGGCGGCGAATAGAACGCCGAGCCGGCGTCCGCCTTGCCGTCCCAGACCGCCTGCACCGCGTTCGGGTGCCCGCCGGCGAAGTAGATGCGGCCGAGCGTCACGCCCGAACGGTTGAGCAGCAGGCGCGGGAAGATGTGACCGGAGGTCGAGGTCTCGTCGGAGAAGGCGAAGCGCCGGCCGTTCAAGTCCTCGATGCGCCGCACCGGCGAGTCGCTGCGGGTGAAGATGCAGCCGTAGTAGTGCGTCGCCGGCTCGGCGACCGGCGTGTCGGTCGTGTCGACCACGCGCGTTTCGGCGAGCGTCCCGGGCCGCTGGTACTCCAGCTCCTTGCGACCGTCGCCCACCAGGTCGTGGGGGCCGGAGAAGACGTGGGACGAGACCGCTCCGTCCACCTCGAGCGGCGTCTCGACGAGGCGCCGCACCGCCTCGAGGTCGCTCGCCACCGGGACCTCGACCCAACCCGGGGCGCTCGCGGCCAGGCGGGCGACGACCCGCTCCCGCAACTCGGCCGAGAGGTTGCCCGGCACGGCGATCCGGCGCGCCGCGAGGCCGGCGAGCGAATCGGGCTGCCCGGGGCCGGAACGGGTCACGACGATGGCGAAGCGGTCGACCGAGCGCACCACCTGGAGTCGCACCTCGGCGCCGTAGCGGCCGTGGGCCAGCTCGTAGGCGAAGGCCGGCATCCAGGCAACGTCGGCCTGGCCGGCACCGAGCGCCTGCACCACCGCGGCATAGCTGGTCGGCACCTCGGAGCGCAGGATCAGGCCGCTGTCCTCGCGCACGAAGCGGGCGAGCTCGTCGCCGCGCTGCACCAGCGTCCCCTGCTCGACCGAGGGGACGAAGAGCATGCGGATCACGCTTTCGCCGGTGGCCTCGAGGCGGGTACGCCGCTCCAACCCCCAGAGAAAGCCGGCGAAGGCGAGGAGGACGAGGGTCCATCCGAGTCGGACGGGCCAGGCGGAGCGGGCGAAGCGGCCGGGCATGCGGGTGACCGGTGGGCGAAGCGACCGGGCAGGAGAACTCTAGCTCAGCGTGTCGACGAGTGGACGACGCGGCGGCCGATCGACACGCGGTTGTCACGCCGCTCCGGCCGGATCGTGGGGTCGGACCGGAGCGGCATGACTGTGGCGATCAGTGCTTGCCCTTGCGAGCGGCCTGCGCCATCGGGTCGTACTTGACCTCGCGGTAGCCGGCCGGCGGATCGTAGTGGCCCGGCGGCGGCGTGCGGTCCTCCACCGCCTTGAGCTCCTGCCAGCTCTTGAACTCCTTGCCCATCATCGCCGTGGTCGTCTCGGTCTGCACTGGATAACCCCTGACCTTGTCGGCCAGCTCCTTCATCCAGCCGGAATTCGGCATCAGGTCGGCCTGGGCGGCAGCGAACTCGCGATAGCGCCCGTAGTCGATCCCGACGCTGTCGGAGTAGCAGCCGAGGATCGACATCTTCATCATCCCCATGCTGATCTCGATGTTCTTGTACTGGCAGGCGATGCCGGCGAACTTGCCGGTCTTGTCGCTCGGCGTGACGACGACGCTCGCCGCCATCATCTTCGCCATCTGCTCCATCATCGGCGCCATCTCGGGGCCGACCAGCGCCTTGAAGTCGATCGGCAGGTCGATCGAGGAGTAGGTCTTCTCGCCGTTGTTGACGAAGTAGAGCTTCTTGCGGTCGAAGCGCGTGATGATCGTCGTGTCGCCGCCGTCGAAGCGCACCGCGCCGTCGCCGAACCACGACTCCTGGGTGGTGTCCTGAGCCGGGGTGGTCTGCCCCATGATCGACATCGCGTCGGTGTGCTGGAGCATGACGACGACCTTGTCGGCGAGAGCCGGAGCGGCGACGAGCGCCGCGACGGCGAGGGCCACGAATCGGGCCTTGCGAATCATTCTTCTTCCTCCGTGGGTCGGGATTCCGGGTTGCACTCGACGGAAGGATATCGCCTTCGCCCGCGGGAGGAGGCGAGCTGTTCCACGCTCCCGCGCCGCCGCCGCTTGCCTTTCCTCACGCGATGTGAGAGGGTCCGCCGGTCGTCGGCCCTTCCGCTACACCTTGAGACGCCGTTTCGACACCCATCGGGCCACTCGGCCCAACGGCGGCCTCCCCGGCTAGTCCCCCGTTCACCCCGTCTCAGAATTCGCCGGAAAGACGAGCGCCCGCTCGTTCGCCCCGTTCGCAACGGTGCGAAGGTGCGCGCTCAGAAAGCACAAGTGCACCCTAGATGAGCTTTACCGATTTCAATCTCCACCCCGCCCTGCTGCGTGCCGTCGCCGACCTCGGGTTCACCACCCCGACCCCCATCCAGCGCGATGCGATCCCGCCCGGCCTCGCCGGACGCGACGTGCTCGGTGCGGCGATGACCGGCAGCGGCAAGACGGCGGCGTTCGTGCTGCCGATTCTCCAGCGCCTGCTCACGACCCCGAAGCGCGGGGTCACGCGAGCCCTGGTGCTGGCGCCGACCCGGGAGCTGGCGGCGCAGATCGTCGAGGTCTTCCAGAGCCTCGGCAAGCACACGCAGCTCACCGCCGCGGCGGTCTACGGCGGCGTCGGCATGGAGCCGCAGGAGCGCGCCCTGCGGCGCGGCGTCGACGTCATCGTCGCCTGTCCGGGACGGCTGCTCGACCATTTCCAGTACCCCTACGCCAAGCTCGCCGGGCTCGAAGTGCTGGTGCTCGACGAGGCCGACCGGATGCTCGACATGGGCTTCCTGCCCGACATCCGCCGCGTCCTCGCGCATCTGCCGAAGCCGCAGCAGACGCTCTTCTTCTCCGCCACGCTGCCGGCGCCGATCCGCGAGCTGTCGCGCGAGATGCTGAGCA
This genomic window from Holophagales bacterium contains:
- the phnE gene encoding phosphonate ABC transporter, permease protein PhnE — its product is MTSAAANVHVLPESPWAKGLRRLKALAIDGMLLALFLLMVEFLALAFSGERGPTGLLLTSEEILARLHYGPLGVAALLGGLLWNLFYRELGASVGRVMTRGVPPDEAELPWTRTLRGWFGALLVELTFFTGWILTEVELVTFLTKFNKASDMIRGLASPSSAVLAEGLVLLVQTIFLAFMATAFAIPVAFVLSFLAARNLTRGSFGLRLSYTVVRALMNFTRAVEPLVWALIFISWVGIGPFAGVLALWVHSVASLAKLYSESIESIDRGPVDAITATGASYLQVLRYGVVPQVVPPFLSFTIYRWDINVRMSTIIGFVGGGGIGYILKPRVDLGQWGEVGTLVLLIAATVWVMDLLSAKIRERIV
- the phnC gene encoding phosphonate ABC transporter ATP-binding protein, whose protein sequence is MRIEGLTKVWPDGVRALSDVSLTVREGEFLAVLGLSGSGKSTLLRCINRLIDPTEGRIWVSGREITAASGRALREIRSQIGMIFQQFNLVRRHTVLDNVLSGSLGRASLLPSLLLHFSEEERGRARAYLERVGLSGRDGSRADALSGGQQQRVAIARCLMQQARLILADEPVASLDPALRHSVMRHIEALNREEGMTVLCSLHDLDLVQRYATRLVALKEGRLVFAGVPSEFNHDTFRQIYGHEAEPAGTLPAVGA
- a CDS encoding PhnD/SsuA/transferrin family substrate-binding protein is translated as MPGRFARSAWPVRLGWTLVLLAFAGFLWGLERRTRLEATGESVIRMLFVPSVEQGTLVQRGDELARFVREDSGLILRSEVPTSYAAVVQALGAGQADVAWMPAFAYELAHGRYGAEVRLQVVRSVDRFAIVVTRSGPGQPDSLAGLAARRIAVPGNLSAELRERVVARLAASAPGWVEVPVASDLEAVRRLVETPLEVDGAVSSHVFSGPHDLVGDGRKELEYQRPGTLAETRVVDTTDTPVAEPATHYYGCIFTRSDSPVRRIEDLNGRRFAFSDETSTSGHIFPRLLLNRSGVTLGRIYFAGGHPNAVQAVWDGKADAGSAFYSPPSEQHARDGTLVGDARHLVTRRMADIEARRRFLEEVRVLVLTDPIPNDVCVVRRGFPQRTWERLERSIQRFVATAEGKLALHDLVAGVAVNPASDATFDGFRRALATAGMSAEQLMQAEEQKLEKKRAAGGGGS
- a CDS encoding DUF4412 domain-containing protein yields the protein MIRKARFVALAVAALVAAPALADKVVVMLQHTDAMSIMGQTTPAQDTTQESWFGDGAVRFDGGDTTIITRFDRKKLYFVNNGEKTYSSIDLPIDFKALVGPEMAPMMEQMAKMMAASVVVTPSDKTGKFAGIACQYKNIEISMGMMKMSILGCYSDSVGIDYGRYREFAAAQADLMPNSGWMKELADKVRGYPVQTETTTAMMGKEFKSWQELKAVEDRTPPPGHYDPPAGYREVKYDPMAQAARKGKH